Proteins encoded within one genomic window of Pigmentiphaga sp. H8:
- a CDS encoding Dabb family protein: MIRHIVMWTLKDEAEGADRQTNMQKVRQLLESCRDCVPGILEFEVGLATDGHEATHDVVLNSLFASREALDAYQAHPRHVAIKPFMGAVRAERACLDYDLPAAR; the protein is encoded by the coding sequence ATGATCCGCCATATCGTCATGTGGACACTCAAGGACGAAGCCGAAGGCGCCGACCGCCAGACCAACATGCAGAAGGTCCGGCAGTTGCTGGAAAGCTGCCGCGATTGCGTGCCCGGCATCCTGGAATTCGAGGTGGGGTTGGCCACCGATGGCCACGAGGCCACGCACGACGTCGTGCTGAACTCGCTGTTCGCCAGCCGCGAGGCGCTGGACGCCTACCAGGCGCATCCACGCCACGTGGCGATCAAGCCTTTCATGGGCGCGGTGCGGGCCGAACGGGCCTGCCTGGACTACGATCTGCCGGCGGCAAGGTAG